In Gallaecimonas pentaromativorans, a single window of DNA contains:
- a CDS encoding anti-phage deoxyguanosine triphosphatase, with protein MTQNTLWSARASNNNSQRQDDHRSPFQRDKARVLHSAAFRRLQAKTQVLGVGQSDFYRTRLTHSLEAAQIGTGILNQLKRKAPQHQALFAEEALIEAICLAHDIGHPPFGHGGEVALNYLMRHDGGFEGNAQTLRILAKLEPYTEGNGMDLCRRTLLGVVKYPVLQSAVRGPLAPEPANPRQLKVSDWYPAKANYDEDADILEWILAPLGNHDRDLFSQFQPLAPHGKAKFKSLDSAIMELGDDIAYAIHDMEDAIVMGLVGREVWDSDVASELKALSLPGFAMSLEELGSQLFSGQHHLRKQAIGALVNGLITATTLVPVDGFESPLLAFNAGLPEHYARALKVFKDFVYNQVVTKPELQLLEYKGQQMVMALFEALASDPARLLPHNTRRRWQAAGQSPRVIADYIAGMTDEYAGRLYGTLFLPKTGTVFERQPH; from the coding sequence ATGACCCAGAACACCCTCTGGTCCGCCCGGGCCAGCAATAACAACAGCCAGCGCCAGGACGACCATCGCAGCCCCTTTCAGCGTGATAAGGCAAGGGTGCTGCATTCGGCCGCCTTTCGCCGCCTGCAGGCCAAAACCCAGGTGCTGGGGGTCGGCCAGAGCGATTTTTACCGCACCCGCCTCACCCACTCACTGGAAGCGGCGCAAATTGGCACCGGCATTCTTAACCAGTTAAAACGCAAGGCGCCACAGCATCAGGCACTCTTTGCCGAAGAGGCCCTTATTGAGGCCATTTGCCTGGCCCATGACATTGGTCATCCACCTTTTGGCCACGGCGGCGAGGTGGCCCTTAATTACCTGATGCGCCACGACGGCGGCTTTGAGGGTAACGCCCAGACCCTTCGCATTCTCGCCAAGCTCGAGCCCTACACCGAGGGCAACGGCATGGATCTTTGCCGGCGCACCCTGCTTGGGGTGGTGAAATACCCGGTGCTGCAAAGTGCGGTCAGAGGCCCCTTGGCGCCAGAGCCCGCCAATCCGCGGCAACTGAAAGTCAGCGACTGGTACCCGGCCAAGGCCAATTACGACGAAGACGCCGATATCCTCGAGTGGATCCTCGCGCCCCTTGGCAACCACGACCGAGATCTTTTCAGCCAATTCCAACCCCTCGCCCCCCACGGCAAGGCCAAATTCAAATCGTTGGACAGCGCCATCATGGAGTTGGGGGACGATATCGCCTATGCCATCCACGACATGGAAGATGCCATCGTCATGGGCCTGGTTGGCCGTGAGGTGTGGGACAGTGACGTGGCCAGCGAGCTTAAAGCGCTGTCGCTGCCCGGTTTTGCCATGAGCCTTGAGGAGCTCGGCAGCCAGCTTTTCTCCGGCCAGCACCACCTTCGCAAGCAAGCCATCGGCGCCCTGGTCAACGGCCTTATCACCGCCACCACCCTGGTGCCGGTCGACGGCTTTGAATCGCCGCTGCTGGCCTTTAACGCCGGCCTGCCCGAGCACTACGCCCGGGCACTTAAAGTGTTCAAGGATTTTGTCTACAACCAGGTGGTAACCAAGCCGGAGCTGCAGCTTCTGGAATACAAGGGCCAGCAGATGGTGATGGCGCTCTTTGAGGCCCTGGCCTCTGATCCGGCCCGGCTACTGCCGCACAATACCCGTCGCCGCTGGCAAGCCGCCGGCCAAAGCCCGAGGGTCATTGCCGATTATATTGCCGGCATGACCGACGAATACGCCGGCCGCCTTTACGGCACCTTATTCCTGCCCAAAACCGGTACGGTGTTTGAGCGCCAGCCCCATTAA
- a CDS encoding YchE family NAAT transporter has translation MDYAIYTQFFVAMLAIVNPFGLLPVFIGLTSDQSLVERRRTAMMASFASAVILWVVLLLGESLLDFFSISVSSFQVAGGVLLSFTALSMLQGKLGETRRTTEEGREAAHMNSVTLVPLALPLIAGPAAITTVIVFTQAHHTVMDKGALGIAIALLGLVTWGVFLCAPMLARWLGTTGINLITRVMGLIMMALAVEFMAKGLKGLFPALAG, from the coding sequence GTGGATTACGCTATTTACACTCAATTTTTTGTGGCCATGCTGGCTATCGTCAACCCTTTTGGGCTGCTGCCGGTGTTTATCGGCCTGACCTCGGATCAATCCCTGGTTGAGCGGCGCCGCACCGCCATGATGGCTTCTTTTGCCTCGGCGGTGATCCTGTGGGTGGTGCTGCTGTTGGGGGAAAGCCTGCTGGATTTCTTCTCCATTTCGGTGTCCTCTTTCCAGGTGGCGGGCGGCGTGTTGCTGAGCTTTACCGCCTTGTCGATGCTGCAAGGTAAGCTCGGCGAGACCCGCCGCACCACAGAAGAAGGCCGTGAAGCGGCGCACATGAACTCGGTGACCCTGGTGCCCCTGGCACTGCCGCTGATCGCTGGTCCCGCCGCCATTACCACGGTCATCGTCTTTACCCAGGCTCACCATACCGTCATGGACAAAGGCGCGCTGGGCATTGCCATTGCGCTGCTGGGCCTGGTGACCTGGGGGGTGTTTTTATGCGCGCCGATGCTGGCGCGTTGGCTGGGTACCACCGGTATCAACCTTATTACCCGGGTGATGGGCCTTATCATGATGGCGCTGGCGGTGGAATTTATGGCCAAGGGCCTCAAAGGGCTGTTCCCGGCTCTGGCAGGTTAA
- a CDS encoding 2OG-Fe dioxygenase family protein, which yields MTKVLEHSTDFSLVQGLLAKDTGFEMLASSFADLPLDPYIQGDFRYRCYSNVKIEAGHIRRQPTKTFMQPSHINQYLGDVERQYQEIPEQTLTGAAMSSMLKDFKDQCALSDDAVIEIHQIRIKTQSRNATPPAPEGVHQDGFNYLGIYVIGTQTVEGGEVMLYEAKDEAPFFCERFADGQYVILNDARYFHNAAPVLPLPGQDQGYWDVVVLTAHAG from the coding sequence ATGACAAAGGTTCTCGAACACAGCACCGATTTCAGCCTGGTCCAGGGCCTGCTGGCAAAAGACACCGGTTTTGAAATGCTGGCATCGAGCTTTGCCGACCTGCCGCTGGACCCCTACATCCAGGGGGACTTTCGTTACCGCTGCTATTCCAATGTCAAAATCGAGGCCGGCCACATTCGCCGCCAGCCCACCAAGACCTTTATGCAGCCCAGCCACATCAACCAGTACCTGGGCGATGTGGAGCGCCAGTATCAGGAGATCCCCGAGCAGACCCTGACCGGCGCCGCCATGAGCAGTATGCTCAAGGATTTCAAAGACCAATGCGCCCTGAGCGACGACGCGGTGATTGAAATTCACCAAATTCGCATCAAGACCCAGTCACGCAATGCCACCCCGCCGGCTCCCGAGGGCGTCCATCAGGACGGCTTTAACTACTTAGGGATCTACGTGATTGGTACCCAGACCGTGGAAGGCGGCGAGGTGATGCTGTACGAAGCCAAAGACGAGGCGCCGTTCTTTTGCGAGCGTTTTGCCGACGGCCAGTACGTTATCCTCAACGATGCCCGTTACTTCCATAACGCCGCGCCGGTCCTGCCCCTCCCAGGCCAGGACCAAGGTTACTGGGATGTGGTGGTACTGACGGCCCATGCCGGCTGA